The following proteins come from a genomic window of Populus nigra chromosome 6, ddPopNigr1.1, whole genome shotgun sequence:
- the LOC133698057 gene encoding polygalacturonase 1 beta-like protein 3, with protein MQNFHPITLLLSLCFLSLLNVNYAADGSSDSANGESPFTAKASLIRYWNKEIHTGLPKSAFLLSKASPLSPVDLATFSKLASQNALSTQFPAFCSSAKLFCFPDLSPSLEKHDQDSHFAFYFNKNFTNYGTGRAGGADSFKNYSDGINLPVDSFRRYGRDAAGHDETFSNYAPETNVADQSFNTYGAGATGGTGEFKGYNVRINKPDLRFASYSDGANGKGQKFSTYTEDANAGDEAFTSYGKNGNGVPNEFSGYGKSSNVIGSDFSNYGEAGNGASDTFKTYGVDGNVPENNYKNYGDGGNGGVDSFANYREKSNVGDDSFQSYAKNSNAQKADFVNYGKSFNEGTDKFTGYGKGAVGQQIGFKIYGVNTTFKDYARKKDVTFSKYTNAGTADASMKVTSDSSANKNKWVEPGKFFRESMLKEGSEMPMPDIRDKMPKRSFLPRSIISKIPFSASKMGPIKEIFHASDNSSMERIIMDAVEECERAPSPGETKRCVGSAEDLIDFVISVLGRNVAVRTTDNVEGSKKNVTIGSIKGIDGGRVTKSVSCHQSLYPYLLYYCHSVPKVRVYEADLLDPNSKTKINHGVAICHLDTSSWSPTHGAFLALGSGPGRIEVCHWIFENDMTWTLAEAS; from the exons atgcaaaattttcACCCCATTACCCTTCTTCTCTCCCTTTGCTTCCTCTCATTGCTCAAT GTGAATTATGCAGCAGATGGGAGTAGTGATTCAGCAAACGGTGAGAGCCCATTCACGGCCAAGGCATCTCTAATTCGGTACTGGAACAAGGAGATCCACACGGGTTTACCAAAATCTGCTTTTCTCCTCTCCAAAGCCTCGCCATTGAGCCCTGTCGATTTGGCAACGTTTTCTAAACTCGCCTCTCAAAACGCTCTCTCCACTCAATTCCCAGCCTTTTGTTCCTCTGCCAAACTCTTCTGCTTCCCCGATTTGTCTCCCAGTCTTGAAAAGCATGACCAAGACTCCCATTTCGCCTTCTACTTCAACAAAAACTTCACCAATTACGGCACTGGTCGAGCTGGTGGAGCCGACTCTTTCAAGAACTACTCCGATGGGATCAATCTCCCGGTTGACTCGTTCCGCCGGTACGGCCGGGACGCTGCTGGACACGACGAAACATTTTCCAATTATGCCCCTGAGACCAACGTTGCCGACCAGAGCTTTAACACCTACGGCGCAGGTGCCACCGGTGGCACTGGAGAGTTCAAGGGGTATAATGTCAGGATAAACAAACCAGATCTCAGGTTTGCGTCCTACTCTGACGGTGCTAATGGGAAGGGCCAGAAGTTCTCGACTTACACAGAGGATGCGAATGCTGGAGACGAAGCTTTCACTAGTTACGGGAAGAATGGGAATGGAGTCCCGAACGAGTTCTCAGGTTATGGGAAGAGTTCGAATGTGATTGGTTCAGATTTCTCCAACTATGGTGAGGCTGGCAATGGGGCTAGTGATACTTTCAAGACTTACGGAGTTGATGGGAATGTTCCAGAGAATAATTACAAGAACTATGGCGATGGTGGGAATGGTGGTGTTGATAGCTTCGCCAATTACAGGGAAAAATCAAACGTGGGGGACGATTCCTTTCAGTCTTATGCCAAGAATTCGAATGCACAGAAAGCAGATTTCGTCAATTATGGAAAATCCTTTAATGAAGGGACTGATAAGTTCACTGGGTATGGGAAGGGGGCAGTGGGGCAGCAGATTGGGTTCAAGATCTATGGAGTAAACACCACTTTCAAAGACTATGCCAGAAAAAAGGATGTCACTTTTTCCAAGTACACCAATGCAGGCACTGCTGATGCTTCGATGAAGGTAACTAGTGACAGTTCTGCAAATAAAAACAAGTGGGTAGAGCCCGGAAAATTCTTCCGGGAGTCAATGTTGAAGGAGGGAAGTGAGATGCCAATGCCGGACATTCGAGACAAAATGCCCAAAAGATCCTTTCTTCCCCGCTCCATCATCTCCAAAATACCGTTTTCCGCATCCAAAATGGGTCCGATAAAGGAGATTTTCCATGCCAGTGATAATTCAAGCATGGAGCGGATCATCATGGATGCTGTGGAAGAGTGTGAGAGAGCACCCAGCCCAGGCGAGACCAAGCGCTGCGTGGGCTCGGCTGAGGACCTGATCGATTTTGTAATCTCTGTATTAGGCCGCAACGTGGCTGTCCGCACGACGGACAACGTGGAAGGGTCGAAGAAAAACGTCACGATTGGGTCGATCAAGGGGATCGACGGCGGGAGAGTGACGAAGTCAGTCTCTTGTCACCAGAGCCTCTATCCTTACCTGCTCTATTACTGCCACTCTGTTCCTAAAGTTCGGGTGTACGAAGCGGATCTCTTGGATCCCAATAGCAAGACCAAGATCAACCATGGTGTTGCCATCTGTCACCTGGACACATCCTCATGGAGCCCCACCCATGGTGCTTTCTTAGCTCTTGGTTCGGGTCCAGGTCGGATTGAGGTCTGTCACTGGATTTTTGAGAATGATATGACTTGGACTCTTGCTGAAGCCTCTTAG